One window of Elaeis guineensis isolate ETL-2024a chromosome 11, EG11, whole genome shotgun sequence genomic DNA carries:
- the LOC105054081 gene encoding uncharacterized protein, whose amino-acid sequence MGSLAVTDKEREGAEIVYGREECHRHCMELLEELGFPRGVLPLKDLQECGAVKETGFVWMKQKGPYEHFFAGTNTRVRYEAVVTAYVEKNRMKKMTGVRSKQMLLWVPITEMSLDDPAGKKIYFKSAVGIGRSFPVSAFMEEEQKKIEGEIGA is encoded by the coding sequence ATGGGCTCCCTTGCTGTGACCGACAAAGAGAGGGAAGGCGCCGAGATCGTCTACGGACGGGAGGAGTGCCACCGCCACTGCATGGAGCTGCTCGAAGAGCTGGGCTTCCCGAGGGGCGTCCTTCCTCTCAAGGACCTCCAAGAATGTGGGGCGGTGAAGGAGACAGGCTTCGTGTGGATGAAACAGAAGGGCCCCTATGAGCACTTCTTTGCCGGGACTAATACCCGAGTGCGGTACGAGGCGGTGGTGACGGCGTATGTGGAGAAGAATAGGATGAAGAAGATGACGGGGGTGAGGAGCAAGCAGATGCTGCTGTGGGTACCAATCACTGAGATGAGCTTGGATGACCCGGCTGGGAAGAAGATATACTTCAAGTCAGCAGTGGGGATAGGAAGGTCCTTCCCTGTCTCAGCTTTCATGGAAGAGGAGCAGAAGAAGATCGAGGGAGAGATTGGTGCTTGA
- the LOC105054080 gene encoding probable 6-phosphogluconolactonase 4, chloroplastic isoform X1: MESRACSYISESLAYSMLHHGVSRDSGPLTFHPKPPLQRPDASATLVRSRRSMASEANPADAEGKQRRLVSETEEDLAVALAKYTAELSDKYARERGAFTVVLSGGYLIHSIRKLVESPYKESVDWAKWHVFWVDERVVKKDHVDSNYKLAYDGFLSKVPIPRSQVYSINDSLSAEGAADDYEACLKQLVETGVLEVLASTGFPRFDLMLLGMGPDGHIASLFPGHPLLKENKRWVTYIKDSPKPPPQRITFTFPVIDASAYIAMVVAGSGEVDAVKKALGCKDSSSDLLPVQMVSLEDGEFTWFTDKEAVSKLQNKASP; the protein is encoded by the exons ATGGAATCCCGTGCTTGTTCCTACATTTCCGAATCCTTGGCTTATTCGATGTTACATCATGGCGTCTCACGTGACTCCGGCCCGTTAACTTTCCACCCAAAACCCCCGCTCCAAAGGCCAGACGCGTCCGCCACACTCGTCCGTTCTCGCCGGAGCATGGCATCCGAAGCGAATCCCGCCGACGCCGAAGGAAAGCAGAGACGGCTGGTATCCGAGACCGAGGAGGATCTCGCCGTGGCCTTGGCCAAGTACACGGCCGAGCTCTCCGACAAGTACGCCCGGGAGCGAGGCGCCTTCACCGTCGTCTTGTCCGGCGGCTATCTCATCCACAGTATCAG GAAGCTGGTGGAATCGCCGTACAAGGAATCGGTGGATTGGGCGAAATGGCACGTCTTCTGGGTGGACGAGAGGGTCGTCAAGAAAGATCACGTTGATAGCAATTATAAACTCGCATATGATGGCTTTCTCTCCAAG GTTCCAATTCCACGAAGTCAGGTATATTCCATCAATGACTCCTTATCAGCTGAGGGTGCCGCTGATGACTATGAGGCCTGTTTGAAGCAGCTGGTTGAGACAGGAGTATTGGAAGTTTTGGCATCCACAGGGTTCCCAAGGTTTGATCTAATGCTGTTGGGTATGGGTCCGGATGGGCACATAGCTTCTCTATTCCCTGGGCACCCTCTTCTTAAGGAGAACAAGCGGTGGGTTACCTATATAAAGGACTCCCCAAAGCCACCACCGCAGAGAATTACTTTCACATTCCCTGTAATTGATGCTTCTGCTTATATTGCAATGGTGGTTGCTGGATCTGGTGAAGTCGATGCAGTGAAGAAGGCTCTTGGGTGCAAAGATAGCTCATCTGATCTGCTGCCTGTTCAGATGGTTTCACTTGAAGATGGGGAATTCACTTGGTTTACCGATAAAGAAGCGGTTTCTAAGCTGCAAAATAAGGCAAGCCCATGA
- the LOC105054080 gene encoding probable 6-phosphogluconolactonase 4, chloroplastic isoform X2 has product MESRACSYISESLAYSMLHHGVSRDSGPLTFHPKPPLQRPDASATLVRSRRSMASEANPADAEGKQRRLVSETEEDLAVALAKYTAELSDKYARERGAFTVVLSGGYLIHSIRKLVESPYKESVDWAKWHVFWVDERVVKKDHVDSNYKLAYDGFLSKVPIPRSQVYSINDSLSAEGAADDYEACLKQLVETGVLEVLASTGFPRFDLMLLGMGPDGHIASLFPGHPLLKENKRWVTYIKDSPKPPPQRITFTFPVIDASAYIAMVVAGSGEVDAVKKALGCKDSSSDLLPVQMVSLEDGEFTWFTDKEAVSKLQNKEF; this is encoded by the exons ATGGAATCCCGTGCTTGTTCCTACATTTCCGAATCCTTGGCTTATTCGATGTTACATCATGGCGTCTCACGTGACTCCGGCCCGTTAACTTTCCACCCAAAACCCCCGCTCCAAAGGCCAGACGCGTCCGCCACACTCGTCCGTTCTCGCCGGAGCATGGCATCCGAAGCGAATCCCGCCGACGCCGAAGGAAAGCAGAGACGGCTGGTATCCGAGACCGAGGAGGATCTCGCCGTGGCCTTGGCCAAGTACACGGCCGAGCTCTCCGACAAGTACGCCCGGGAGCGAGGCGCCTTCACCGTCGTCTTGTCCGGCGGCTATCTCATCCACAGTATCAG GAAGCTGGTGGAATCGCCGTACAAGGAATCGGTGGATTGGGCGAAATGGCACGTCTTCTGGGTGGACGAGAGGGTCGTCAAGAAAGATCACGTTGATAGCAATTATAAACTCGCATATGATGGCTTTCTCTCCAAG GTTCCAATTCCACGAAGTCAGGTATATTCCATCAATGACTCCTTATCAGCTGAGGGTGCCGCTGATGACTATGAGGCCTGTTTGAAGCAGCTGGTTGAGACAGGAGTATTGGAAGTTTTGGCATCCACAGGGTTCCCAAGGTTTGATCTAATGCTGTTGGGTATGGGTCCGGATGGGCACATAGCTTCTCTATTCCCTGGGCACCCTCTTCTTAAGGAGAACAAGCGGTGGGTTACCTATATAAAGGACTCCCCAAAGCCACCACCGCAGAGAATTACTTTCACATTCCCTGTAATTGATGCTTCTGCTTATATTGCAATGGTGGTTGCTGGATCTGGTGAAGTCGATGCAGTGAAGAAGGCTCTTGGGTGCAAAGATAGCTCATCTGATCTGCTGCCTGTTCAGATGGTTTCACTTGAAGATGGGGAATTCACTTGGTTTACCGATAAAGAAGCGGTTTCTAAGCTGCAAAATAAG GAATTCTGA